From the Shewanella amazonensis SB2B genome, one window contains:
- a CDS encoding DUF294 nucleotidyltransferase-like domain-containing protein yields MDASEIQPLTQFLRQLVPFDSLSDASLLACVRHLSVAYYSKSMGHVPLDESHPRLYIVRSGAFEVRDEEGELVDRLGEGDFFGFPSLLSGEAISNKVAILEDGLVYQLSPDMFNSLRQESREFDRFFNRAFAKRLRHQGRFKAKELTTTSRISSLMTGSPLTIDCNHSIRQAAVMMRDARVSSLLVTDHHKLCGILTDRDLRNRVLAEGFDGTLPVHQAMTRNPVTIGAGALVFEAMLAMSERNIHHLPVLEGDTPVGVISSTDILRSQGSQPLMLIGEIERQKDVASLISVSKKIPELLQSLISADARAEEIGRVLTSVTDALTRRLILLNQQILGQAPMAFCWLAFGSQGRQDQAACSDQDNGLLLAGEPDEHAAGYFEALSRAVCSGLDECGYRFCPGDIMAQNPKWRMSLARWQQVFDNWVKAPEPKALMHASIFFDMRPVFGPQSLFDALQDKVLAGTRDNDIFLAGMAGNSLTEAPPLGFFRKFVLERDGSEVKGIDLKHKGNALINDIARVYALSAGIKEVNTAKRIRALMELGVIGRKDALNLADAHEFIAHMRLANQGVQHRQGQEISNYLKPQQLSSLVRHQLRDAFKVVHDAQSGLRLKFMRSF; encoded by the coding sequence ATGGATGCCAGCGAAATTCAGCCCCTAACCCAGTTTCTCAGGCAATTGGTCCCTTTTGACTCTCTTTCGGATGCTTCTTTGCTGGCCTGTGTGCGGCATCTGAGTGTGGCTTACTACAGTAAATCCATGGGCCATGTTCCCCTTGATGAATCCCATCCAAGGCTCTACATAGTGCGTAGCGGTGCTTTTGAAGTGCGTGATGAAGAGGGGGAGCTGGTTGACCGCCTGGGGGAAGGGGATTTCTTTGGTTTCCCGTCTTTGCTCAGTGGTGAGGCGATTTCCAATAAGGTGGCCATTCTCGAAGATGGTCTGGTGTATCAACTCAGTCCAGATATGTTCAACAGCTTACGGCAGGAAAGCCGTGAATTTGACCGCTTTTTTAACCGTGCTTTTGCCAAAAGGCTGCGCCATCAGGGCAGATTCAAGGCCAAGGAACTCACCACCACGAGCCGCATCAGCTCACTGATGACGGGTTCGCCGCTCACCATAGATTGCAACCACAGCATACGTCAGGCGGCGGTGATGATGCGGGACGCTCGGGTGTCGTCGCTGCTGGTGACAGACCATCACAAACTCTGCGGCATTCTTACTGACAGAGACTTGCGTAACCGGGTGCTCGCCGAAGGTTTTGACGGCACACTGCCGGTGCATCAGGCCATGACCCGAAACCCGGTGACCATAGGGGCTGGGGCCTTGGTATTTGAGGCCATGCTCGCCATGAGCGAGCGCAATATCCATCATTTGCCTGTGCTCGAAGGGGACACGCCGGTGGGGGTGATATCCAGCACCGACATTCTGCGAAGTCAGGGCTCGCAACCGTTAATGCTGATTGGCGAAATAGAGCGTCAAAAGGATGTGGCCAGTTTGATTTCAGTCAGCAAAAAAATCCCTGAACTGCTTCAAAGCCTTATCAGTGCCGATGCCAGAGCCGAAGAAATTGGCCGGGTGTTGACGTCGGTGACAGACGCCCTGACCAGAAGGCTGATATTACTGAATCAGCAGATTTTGGGGCAGGCGCCCATGGCATTTTGCTGGCTCGCATTTGGCTCCCAGGGGCGCCAGGATCAGGCCGCCTGCTCAGACCAGGATAATGGGTTGCTGCTTGCTGGTGAGCCTGACGAGCATGCCGCCGGCTATTTTGAGGCGCTGAGCCGCGCCGTTTGCAGTGGGCTTGATGAGTGCGGATACCGTTTTTGTCCGGGCGATATCATGGCGCAAAATCCCAAATGGCGCATGTCACTGGCACGCTGGCAACAGGTGTTTGACAACTGGGTTAAGGCGCCTGAGCCCAAGGCCTTGATGCACGCCTCGATATTTTTCGATATGCGGCCCGTGTTTGGTCCTCAAAGCCTGTTCGATGCGCTGCAGGACAAGGTGCTTGCCGGAACTAGGGACAATGACATTTTTCTCGCCGGCATGGCGGGTAACAGCCTTACCGAGGCACCGCCCCTGGGGTTCTTTCGCAAGTTTGTACTTGAGCGGGACGGCTCCGAGGTAAAAGGCATAGATTTAAAGCACAAAGGCAATGCTCTGATTAATGACATTGCCCGTGTATATGCGTTGTCAGCCGGCATCAAGGAGGTGAATACCGCCAAGCGTATTCGCGCCCTGATGGAGCTGGGTGTGATTGGCCGCAAAGATGCGCTTAATCTCGCCGATGCCCACGAATTTATTGCCCATATGCGTCTTGCCAATCAGGGCGTGCAACACCGACAAGGTCAGGAAATCAGTAACTACCTCAAGCCACAGCAGCTGTCTTCTCTGGTTCGCCACCAACTGCGGGATGCATTCAAAGTTGTGCATGATGCCCAGTCGGGGCTCAGGCTTAAATTTATGCGGAGCTTTTAA
- a CDS encoding 3'-5' exonuclease, which produces MVSRAFLRPRLWWRSRTLDDGLARTLVDSQRALLSAMAESAPMLALDLEMTGLDPGRDQILAIGVVPIDGGIIQLQGAESVLVEIQGSVGQSAVIHGITDRELHNALPLADAMNWLMQKMNGRILVAHHAPLDLAFIRANMSRSLGISMPMLAIDTLALERQRLLRIHDAIQEGSLRLGASRQRYGLPVYDAHNALTDALSCAELLLAQLAAIGGAHTRVAELVTLCD; this is translated from the coding sequence ATGGTTTCCCGGGCTTTTTTACGCCCGCGCCTGTGGTGGCGCAGCCGTACTCTTGACGATGGTCTTGCCCGCACCCTGGTAGACAGCCAGAGAGCACTGCTGAGTGCGATGGCTGAATCGGCTCCCATGCTGGCGCTTGACCTTGAGATGACAGGGCTCGACCCCGGGCGGGATCAGATCCTGGCCATCGGCGTAGTGCCCATCGACGGCGGCATTATCCAGCTGCAGGGCGCTGAGTCGGTCTTGGTGGAAATTCAGGGCAGCGTGGGGCAAAGCGCCGTTATTCACGGGATCACAGATAGAGAGCTTCACAACGCACTGCCATTGGCAGATGCCATGAACTGGCTGATGCAAAAAATGAACGGCAGAATACTGGTGGCCCACCATGCACCTCTGGATTTGGCTTTTATCCGCGCCAACATGAGTCGCAGCCTCGGGATCAGCATGCCAATGCTGGCCATTGATACCCTGGCGCTGGAGAGGCAACGGCTACTGCGGATACATGACGCTATCCAGGAGGGGAGCCTGAGACTTGGCGCCAGTCGGCAACGATATGGCTTACCGGTTTACGACGCCCACAATGCACTGACCGACGCTTTGTCCTGTGCTGAACTCTTGTTGGCACAGCTTGCGGCCATCGGCGGCGCCCATACCCGCGTTGCTGAGCTTGTCACCCTCTGCGACTAG
- a CDS encoding C40 family peptidase: MPLPLLWIGGAALGALAMADARESRRRLQYQRARGLTAVDHGDKSVVLSPSTWQTGGKQSTPLPGALMCCHVFGVIEHTGIYLGDGLIAELHGSGLIRAVSAERFLHGRTGSRIFVAADANHQALAHEMATERAAMSLFQYRDYDLLENNCHRFVWHCISGDDREIKGFGELNQLVASFYGKAIYWDEARLSYPRE, translated from the coding sequence ATGCCTTTACCCCTTCTCTGGATTGGTGGCGCCGCACTCGGTGCGCTGGCCATGGCTGATGCCCGGGAATCACGTCGACGCTTGCAGTATCAACGTGCCCGTGGTCTGACGGCTGTCGACCATGGTGACAAATCTGTGGTGCTGTCGCCCAGCACCTGGCAAACCGGTGGCAAGCAAAGCACGCCGCTGCCAGGCGCTTTGATGTGTTGTCATGTGTTTGGCGTGATTGAACATACAGGTATCTACCTTGGTGATGGTTTGATTGCAGAGCTGCACGGCAGCGGTCTTATCCGTGCTGTATCGGCAGAGCGATTTCTCCATGGGCGCACCGGCAGCCGCATTTTTGTCGCGGCTGACGCCAACCATCAGGCACTGGCGCACGAAATGGCCACGGAAAGAGCCGCCATGTCACTGTTTCAGTATCGTGATTACGATCTGTTGGAAAACAACTGCCATCGATTTGTATGGCATTGCATCAGCGGCGATGACAGAGAAATCAAGGGCTTTGGCGAGCTGAACCAATTGGTGGCATCTTTTTATGGCAAAGCCATCTATTGGGACGAGGCCAGGCTGTCTTATCCACGGGAATGA
- a CDS encoding ketoacyl-ACP synthase III — translation MQYATITGWGKCVPPAVLTNHDLATFIDTSDEWIKPRTGISQRHVSHVNTSELATVAAHRALAAAGIDGSELDMIILATASPDTLIPNIASTVQANVGARCAAFDINAACSGFLYGLGLASSQIKSGQCKKVLVIGAERLTFYLDWSRRETAVLFGDGAGAVVVEASDIPGGVLGYELNNDPDGRDILKAGFGTAMDRFSAESLDFYIQFDGQEIFKRAINGMGKLSAQVLEKCGVDKDAVDLVIPHQANERIIDTLVSKMRIPKEKAFVNIANYGNTSAATIPIAICDALEKGLIKPNDTILSCAFGAGLTSAALLLKWGERVTPVSISDADLPPCEQTGIELVSRAVNYFCK, via the coding sequence ATGCAGTACGCCACCATTACCGGTTGGGGCAAATGTGTTCCCCCTGCCGTTCTGACCAATCATGATCTCGCTACCTTCATCGACACGTCCGATGAATGGATAAAGCCCAGAACCGGGATCAGTCAGCGCCATGTCAGTCACGTCAATACTTCCGAGCTGGCCACTGTAGCCGCCCATCGCGCCCTGGCCGCCGCCGGTATCGACGGCAGCGAACTGGACATGATTATTCTGGCCACCGCGAGCCCGGATACCCTGATCCCCAACATCGCCTCGACCGTTCAGGCCAATGTGGGTGCGCGCTGCGCAGCGTTTGACATAAACGCCGCCTGCTCGGGTTTCCTGTATGGCCTTGGCCTTGCCAGCTCACAAATCAAGAGCGGCCAGTGCAAAAAGGTATTGGTGATTGGTGCCGAGCGTCTGACCTTCTATTTGGACTGGTCGCGCCGTGAAACTGCAGTACTCTTTGGCGATGGCGCCGGTGCCGTCGTGGTGGAAGCCAGTGACATCCCCGGCGGCGTTTTGGGCTATGAGCTCAATAACGACCCCGATGGCCGCGATATCCTCAAGGCCGGTTTCGGCACAGCCATGGATAGATTCAGTGCAGAATCGCTGGACTTTTACATCCAGTTTGATGGTCAGGAAATCTTCAAGCGTGCCATTAATGGCATGGGTAAATTGAGTGCCCAGGTGCTGGAAAAATGTGGTGTGGACAAGGATGCGGTGGATTTGGTGATCCCCCATCAGGCCAACGAGCGCATTATCGATACTCTGGTCAGCAAAATGCGTATTCCAAAAGAAAAAGCCTTCGTCAACATTGCCAACTACGGCAATACGTCCGCCGCGACTATTCCAATCGCCATTTGTGACGCATTGGAAAAAGGCCTGATAAAGCCCAATGACACCATTCTGTCCTGTGCTTTTGGTGCCGGCCTGACGTCAGCAGCATTGCTGCTGAAATGGGGCGAGCGGGTAACACCTGTGAGCATCAGCGATGCCGATTTGCCGCCCTGCGAGCAAACCGGTATTGAGCTGGTTAGCCGCGCAGTGAATTACTTCTGCAAGTAA
- a CDS encoding GntR family transcriptional regulator, with the protein MSRHTPIVHKTRTQVVVEVLREKILSGEIAAGEPLRQSALAEALNVSRIPVREALLQLEAEGLVKFEAHKGATATELSVAQVTELFELRALIETDLLAKAIPNLQDEDLIQAEKVLEQLESAFKQEDAVGSWAELNTKFHTTLYQAANRPHTLEVVHGLNTNCDRYIRLQLLLTGGIPRAEQDHRDLLTYCKQKQTDKAVVLLRQHILHAAESIRDLVAEQVK; encoded by the coding sequence ATGAGTCGACACACGCCTATCGTTCATAAAACTCGTACTCAGGTCGTGGTAGAAGTACTCAGAGAGAAAATTCTCTCCGGGGAAATTGCTGCCGGAGAGCCCTTGCGTCAGAGCGCATTGGCCGAAGCGCTTAATGTAAGCCGTATTCCTGTCCGTGAAGCCCTGTTGCAACTTGAAGCCGAAGGTCTGGTGAAGTTTGAGGCCCACAAAGGCGCCACCGCCACCGAGCTGTCTGTCGCACAGGTAACCGAATTGTTTGAACTCAGGGCGCTGATTGAAACAGATCTGCTTGCAAAAGCCATCCCGAATCTGCAAGATGAAGACCTGATCCAGGCCGAGAAAGTGCTGGAACAACTGGAATCTGCTTTTAAACAAGAAGATGCCGTTGGAAGCTGGGCCGAGCTCAACACCAAATTCCATACTACGCTGTATCAGGCTGCCAACCGTCCACACACATTGGAAGTGGTTCACGGTTTAAATACCAATTGTGACCGTTATATCAGGCTGCAGTTGTTGCTGACCGGCGGGATCCCGCGGGCCGAGCAAGACCACAGAGATCTGCTGACTTATTGCAAGCAGAAACAAACCGACAAGGCCGTCGTCCTGCTGCGCCAGCACATATTGCACGCCGCAGAGTCCATTCGCGATCTGGTTGCCGAACAGGTCAAATGA
- a CDS encoding aldehyde dehydrogenase (NADP(+)), with translation MTTDLCGRHFIAHEWHQSEASFTRFNPSTNSVLPGAFSQGTVVEVEAAAIAADAAFWEFQQTSADQKAKLLETMAKEIEQDGDAIVACAMLESGLPEARLKGELGRTAGQLRLFASVLREPYSPLLMDKANPDRQPLPKPELKLGQLPLGVVAVFGASNFPLAFSTAGGDTASALAAGCAVIVKGHPSHPGTSELVARAMARAIDLTGMPKGLFSLIQGSEPALSVALVEHPLVKAVGFTGSLKVGRLLADRCALRPEPIPFYGELGSVNPQLLLPGKLARDAAVLAEAQVNSMMMGHGQFCTSPGLVIAIKGPGLESYLAALSDIASRQNAAAMLSAGICQAFNQDVSILVPRVNVIAQGQAAEAAHHSRPLIASIEASALFGQPELLEEIFGPFALVAICDSKEEMFELVKRLPGQLTGSIHGLETEVADFGDIIDRLAFKVGRIMFNQMPTGVEVARAMNHGGPYPASTDGRSTSVGAEAMKRFMRPICYQNMPETLLPNELKASSRRLMMF, from the coding sequence ATGACCACCGACCTTTGTGGCCGGCACTTCATTGCCCATGAATGGCACCAAAGTGAAGCCAGCTTTACCCGTTTCAACCCCAGTACCAACTCGGTTCTGCCCGGCGCGTTTTCCCAGGGCACAGTTGTTGAGGTTGAAGCTGCGGCCATTGCGGCCGATGCCGCCTTCTGGGAATTCCAGCAAACCTCTGCCGACCAGAAGGCAAAGCTGCTGGAGACCATGGCAAAAGAAATTGAGCAGGATGGCGACGCCATTGTTGCCTGCGCTATGTTGGAGTCGGGCCTGCCCGAGGCGCGCCTTAAGGGCGAACTTGGCCGTACTGCGGGCCAGCTGCGGCTGTTTGCCAGTGTCCTTCGTGAGCCCTATTCCCCGCTTTTGATGGACAAAGCCAACCCAGATCGCCAGCCCCTGCCCAAGCCGGAGTTAAAATTAGGTCAGCTCCCCTTGGGGGTGGTGGCTGTATTTGGCGCGTCCAACTTTCCATTGGCGTTTTCCACCGCCGGTGGCGATACCGCGTCTGCACTGGCTGCGGGCTGCGCAGTTATCGTCAAGGGCCATCCATCCCACCCCGGCACCAGCGAATTGGTGGCCCGGGCGATGGCAAGAGCCATTGATCTGACCGGTATGCCAAAGGGGCTCTTTTCACTCATTCAGGGAAGTGAACCGGCGCTGTCGGTGGCACTCGTTGAGCATCCACTCGTGAAGGCGGTTGGCTTTACCGGCTCGCTTAAAGTGGGACGCCTCCTTGCTGACCGCTGCGCATTGCGCCCCGAGCCCATCCCCTTTTATGGTGAACTGGGTTCCGTGAATCCTCAGCTGCTGCTGCCCGGAAAACTCGCGAGAGATGCAGCGGTCCTGGCCGAGGCTCAGGTCAATTCCATGATGATGGGCCATGGGCAGTTTTGTACAAGCCCGGGACTGGTCATTGCCATCAAAGGCCCGGGTCTGGAGAGCTATCTTGCGGCCTTATCTGACATAGCCAGCCGCCAAAATGCCGCTGCCATGCTGAGTGCCGGAATATGCCAAGCTTTTAATCAGGACGTCAGTATCCTGGTGCCCAGGGTAAATGTGATTGCCCAGGGGCAAGCGGCCGAGGCGGCGCACCACAGCCGGCCCCTGATTGCCAGCATCGAGGCAAGCGCCTTGTTTGGGCAACCCGAACTGCTGGAGGAAATCTTTGGCCCCTTTGCTCTGGTGGCGATATGTGATTCAAAGGAGGAGATGTTTGAACTGGTGAAACGCCTCCCCGGTCAGCTGACCGGAAGCATCCACGGACTGGAAACAGAAGTCGCAGACTTCGGTGACATAATTGACAGACTGGCGTTTAAAGTAGGCCGCATCATGTTCAATCAAATGCCAACCGGGGTTGAAGTGGCCAGAGCCATGAACCACGGCGGTCCCTACCCTGCCAGTACCGACGGCCGCTCCACATCGGTGGGCGCCGAAGCCATGAAGCGCTTTATGCGTCCTATTTGCTACCAAAATATGCCTGAAACGCTGTTGCCCAATGAGCTTAAAGCGTCATCAAGGCGGTTGATGATGTTCTAA
- a CDS encoding 4-hydroxyproline epimerase — translation MMKGTFFCVDAHTCGNPVRLVTSGHPHLQGRTMSEKRQDFLANHDWIRKALMFEPRGHDMMSGSFLYPPCSDNADAAILFIETSGCLPMCGHGTIGTITAAIETGLLKPRTPGKLVLDVPAGQIEIDYQQTGAKVDWVRIYNVPAYLAHKDAILDIPGLGTLKVDVSYGGNYYVIVDPQDNFPGLRHWSAADILRWSPIVRQVAQDTLTCVHPNDPTVRGVSHVLWTGDTISEGSDGANAVFYGDKAIDRSPCGTGTSARLAQLYARGKLKVGDSYTHESIIGSQFIGRIESATRVGDYDAIRPSIQGWARVFGQNAITVDDSDPYALGFQVV, via the coding sequence ATGATGAAAGGTACATTTTTCTGCGTTGATGCTCATACCTGCGGTAACCCAGTGCGGTTGGTCACCAGTGGCCACCCCCACCTTCAGGGCCGCACCATGAGTGAAAAACGCCAGGACTTCCTCGCCAACCACGACTGGATCCGCAAGGCACTGATGTTTGAGCCCCGTGGCCACGACATGATGTCGGGTTCGTTCCTGTACCCACCCTGTTCAGACAATGCCGATGCCGCCATCCTGTTTATCGAAACCAGCGGCTGTTTGCCGATGTGCGGACACGGCACCATAGGCACTATTACAGCCGCCATCGAAACCGGACTGCTGAAACCCCGCACCCCGGGCAAGCTGGTGCTGGATGTGCCCGCTGGGCAAATCGAGATTGACTATCAGCAAACCGGCGCCAAGGTCGATTGGGTCCGCATCTATAATGTGCCGGCCTATTTGGCCCATAAAGACGCCATTCTCGATATACCCGGCCTAGGCACCCTCAAGGTCGACGTGTCCTACGGTGGCAACTACTATGTGATTGTCGACCCACAGGACAACTTCCCAGGCCTTCGCCATTGGAGCGCCGCAGACATTTTGCGCTGGAGCCCGATTGTGCGGCAGGTGGCCCAGGACACCCTTACCTGTGTTCATCCCAACGACCCCACTGTGCGAGGCGTGTCACACGTCCTGTGGACTGGCGACACCATCAGTGAAGGGTCCGACGGCGCCAATGCGGTGTTTTATGGTGATAAAGCCATCGACCGCTCTCCCTGTGGCACAGGCACCAGCGCCCGTCTCGCCCAGCTCTATGCCCGCGGCAAACTCAAGGTAGGCGACAGTTATACCCATGAAAGCATCATTGGCAGTCAGTTTATCGGCCGCATCGAATCTGCCACCAGAGTGGGTGATTATGATGCCATTCGTCCCAGCATTCAGGGCTGGGCCCGGGTATTTGGCCAAAACGCCATTACAGTGGATGACTCAGACCCGTATGCATTGGGGTTCCAGGTCGTGTAA
- the dapA gene encoding 4-hydroxy-tetrahydrodipicolinate synthase yields MKVNWQGVYPAISTQFNEDGSINFASNTRMLEQLILDGINGIIALGTIGENASLSADEKRAFLKHTVETVAGRIPVIAGCTENTAQLAIQYVQDVEAIGVDGVMLLPAVVYRGTDREVLTHYQMVARATRLPIMIYNNPVSYGVDINLDMTAILANEPNIVAIKESTTDTRRLTELQSRFGDRFTLFCGVDDIALESLLLGATGWISGLTNVFPRESVTLYKLARAGRMEEAREIYRWFMPLLRLDTIPTLVQCIKFAEQLAGRGSEQVRMPRMTLIGDERAYVENVVGEAMANRIDLSKYNLD; encoded by the coding sequence ATGAAAGTTAACTGGCAAGGCGTATATCCAGCGATTTCTACCCAATTCAATGAAGATGGCTCTATCAATTTCGCCTCCAACACCCGTATGTTGGAACAACTTATCCTGGATGGCATTAACGGCATCATCGCCCTGGGTACCATAGGTGAAAACGCGTCTTTAAGCGCTGACGAAAAACGCGCCTTCCTTAAGCACACGGTCGAAACCGTTGCCGGACGCATTCCCGTGATTGCCGGTTGTACCGAAAATACGGCCCAGTTAGCCATCCAGTATGTCCAGGACGTAGAAGCCATCGGGGTTGATGGGGTTATGTTGCTGCCGGCCGTGGTTTATCGTGGCACCGACCGTGAAGTGCTGACCCACTACCAGATGGTGGCCCGCGCCACCAGACTGCCTATCATGATCTATAACAATCCAGTGAGTTACGGCGTTGATATTAATTTGGACATGACCGCCATTCTCGCCAACGAGCCCAACATAGTGGCGATTAAGGAATCCACCACGGACACCCGCCGCCTCACCGAGTTGCAAAGCCGCTTCGGCGATCGTTTCACCCTGTTCTGCGGCGTGGACGATATCGCGCTTGAGTCTCTGTTATTGGGTGCCACCGGCTGGATTTCCGGCCTGACCAACGTGTTCCCCCGTGAGTCGGTCACCCTCTATAAGCTCGCCCGCGCCGGTCGCATGGAAGAAGCCCGTGAAATCTATCGCTGGTTTATGCCACTGCTGCGCCTCGATACCATTCCAACTCTGGTGCAGTGCATCAAGTTTGCCGAGCAACTGGCCGGTCGTGGCAGCGAGCAGGTGCGCATGCCCCGCATGACGCTCATCGGCGATGAGCGGGCCTATGTTGAGAACGTCGTGGGAGAAGCCATGGCCAATCGCATCGATTTATCCAAATACAATCTGGACTGA
- a CDS encoding proline racemase family protein, with protein MGPVQLSPELLGQFRRITTLDAHTEGEPLRIITSGYPAIPGNTMLDKRKFLAEHLDEYRQLLMFEPRGHADMYGVLLTEPVSKGADFGVLFLHNEGYSSMCGHAVLALATVLCQTGAIDFDGCSAEIGIDAPAGFIRAFAEKDTTGRIQASFLNVPSWAEALDLSIEVPGIGEVPFDIGFGGAYYAYVDADALGLDCSADNVSQLIDWGRRIKQAVMASYPIKHPLDEDLSFLYGTIFTSRHTAVPGAHSRHVCVFADGEVDRSPTGTGVAGRIALLHARGKVELAQALTIESIVGGKMTVEARERVDFHGRDALIPRVSGRAFITGEHTFLLHPDDIFQTGFLLR; from the coding sequence ATGGGACCCGTTCAGTTAAGCCCTGAATTACTTGGCCAATTTCGCCGGATAACCACCCTTGATGCCCACACGGAAGGAGAACCTCTGAGGATCATTACCTCGGGTTATCCCGCCATCCCCGGGAACACCATGTTGGACAAACGTAAGTTTTTAGCTGAGCACCTGGATGAGTATCGCCAGTTGTTGATGTTTGAACCGCGGGGCCATGCCGACATGTACGGCGTGCTCCTCACTGAACCGGTGTCAAAAGGCGCCGATTTTGGCGTCCTGTTTTTGCACAACGAAGGTTATTCCAGCATGTGTGGCCATGCCGTATTGGCGCTTGCCACGGTTTTGTGCCAAACCGGCGCCATCGACTTTGACGGCTGCAGTGCTGAAATAGGGATAGATGCGCCGGCAGGTTTTATCCGGGCCTTTGCCGAAAAAGACACCACTGGTCGCATTCAGGCGAGTTTTTTAAACGTGCCATCCTGGGCCGAAGCGCTGGATTTATCCATCGAAGTGCCGGGTATAGGTGAGGTGCCATTCGATATCGGCTTTGGTGGCGCTTATTATGCGTATGTGGATGCCGATGCTTTGGGGCTGGACTGCAGCGCAGACAATGTCAGTCAGTTGATTGACTGGGGCAGGCGAATCAAGCAGGCGGTGATGGCATCGTATCCCATCAAGCATCCCCTTGATGAAGACCTGAGCTTTTTATATGGCACCATCTTTACCTCCAGGCATACCGCAGTACCCGGGGCACATTCGCGCCATGTGTGTGTGTTTGCTGATGGCGAGGTTGACCGTTCCCCCACGGGCACCGGCGTGGCAGGTCGTATCGCCTTGCTGCACGCCAGGGGAAAAGTGGAGCTGGCACAGGCACTCACCATTGAGAGCATTGTTGGCGGGAAAATGACTGTTGAAGCCAGGGAACGGGTGGATTTTCATGGCAGGGACGCACTTATTCCACGGGTGTCAGGCCGCGCCTTTATTACCGGAGAGCACACCTTTTTACTGCACCCGGACGATATTTTTCAAACCGGCTTTTTACTGCGTTGA
- a CDS encoding NAD(P)/FAD-dependent oxidoreductase encodes MKTNPMKINAGTPDSVNQQVIVIGAGVIGLANAVTLARRGFKVTVIDKEGVAAGASFGNAGHFATEQVFPLADPSLLPKLPKMLLDPLGPFRIRPAYFHRALPWFVRFIVNMMPARRQHNGNAIKALNARSMAATKELLTFCGRADLLVENGSLLVFETQDPRVMEQELALYNDAGIAVRLLSGDEARALEPDLSDAISGALWFTEVGHTPNPRAICEALADTLKALGGRIEIDSVCSLQGGNTPSVTTETGKVTKADKLLLCAGAWSRPLALKLGHRVPLETERGYHLMMPQHSGLKRPVASYERKFIITPMEDGTRLAGTVEFGGLNAPMSNARADCLLPHARVLLPKVFATARVSEGKRWMGFRPSLPDSLPVLGESQTPGVYFAFGHQHLGLTWAASSAELLGQLICGETPSIDLSPYCVKRFD; translated from the coding sequence GTGAAAACTAATCCAATGAAGATAAACGCTGGGACCCCCGATTCTGTCAACCAACAGGTGATAGTGATAGGTGCGGGTGTGATTGGGCTTGCCAATGCCGTTACGCTCGCCAGAAGAGGCTTTAAAGTTACCGTAATAGACAAAGAGGGCGTCGCCGCCGGTGCATCCTTCGGCAATGCCGGGCATTTTGCCACGGAGCAGGTATTCCCCCTGGCCGATCCGTCCTTGTTGCCAAAGTTACCCAAAATGTTGCTCGATCCACTTGGGCCTTTTCGCATTCGCCCGGCGTATTTCCATCGGGCGCTGCCTTGGTTTGTGCGTTTTATCGTAAATATGATGCCCGCAAGGCGCCAACATAATGGTAATGCAATTAAGGCGCTTAATGCCCGGTCGATGGCGGCCACCAAAGAACTGCTGACGTTTTGTGGCCGGGCGGATTTGCTGGTGGAAAATGGCTCCTTACTGGTATTTGAAACCCAAGACCCGAGAGTTATGGAGCAGGAGCTGGCGCTCTACAACGACGCCGGGATTGCGGTCAGGTTACTAAGTGGTGATGAAGCAAGGGCGCTGGAGCCTGACTTATCCGATGCTATCAGCGGAGCGCTGTGGTTTACAGAAGTTGGGCATACGCCCAATCCAAGGGCTATTTGCGAAGCCTTGGCAGATACCCTGAAGGCCTTGGGGGGACGGATTGAAATAGATTCGGTCTGCTCATTACAAGGTGGGAATACGCCCTCAGTAACCACTGAAACTGGTAAGGTCACAAAAGCCGATAAACTGCTTCTTTGCGCGGGCGCCTGGTCACGGCCATTGGCGTTGAAGCTCGGTCACAGGGTGCCGCTGGAAACAGAGCGGGGTTATCACCTGATGATGCCCCAGCACAGTGGGCTGAAAAGGCCCGTTGCATCCTATGAGCGCAAGTTCATCATAACCCCCATGGAAGATGGTACACGTCTTGCTGGAACCGTGGAATTTGGTGGGCTGAATGCTCCAATGTCCAATGCCCGTGCTGATTGCCTGCTGCCACACGCCAGGGTGCTCTTACCCAAGGTGTTTGCGACAGCCAGGGTTTCAGAAGGTAAGCGCTGGATGGGATTCAGGCCATCACTGCCGGACAGTTTGCCCGTCCTGGGCGAAAGCCAAACTCCGGGCGTCTACTTTGCTTTCGGGCATCAGCACCTCGGACTCACCTGGGCTGCGAGCAGCGCCGAGCTGCTGGGGCAGTTGATATGTGGCGAGACTCCGTCCATCGATTTGAGCCCCTACTGTGTGAAGCGGTTCGACTGA